The Halomicrobium zhouii region GACGGCCGCGACACCTCGCCGAAGGGCGGCGAAGGGTACCTGCAGACGCTCCAGGACCACATCGACGAGCACGGTACCGGCCACGTCGCCAGCGTCTCCGGGCGCTACTACGCGATGGACCGCGACCAGAACTGGGAGCGGACGATGCGGGCCTACGGTGCCATCGTCGATCACCAGGCCGACTACCAGGCGTCTTCGGGTGTCGAGGCCGTCACCGACTCCTACGCCCGCGGTGACACCGACGAGTTCGTCGAACCCACGGTCGTCGAGGGCCAGCCAGGGATGCAGGACGGCGACGCCGCCATCTTCTTCAACTTCCGCTCGGACCGGGCCCGTCAGCTCACCCGGATGCTCGCGGACATCGAGTCCGAGGACTGGGACGTCCCGACGACGCCGCCGGATATCCGCCTCGTCACGATGACCCAGTACGACGCCACCTTCGACGTGCCCGTCGCCTACCCGCCGAACCAGCCCGAGGACACCCTCGGCGAGGTGCTCTCGGAGACCGGCCACACCCAGCTCCGACTCGCCGAGACGGAGAAGTACGCCCACGTCACCTACTTCCTCAACGGCGGCCGCGAGGTCGAGTTCGCGGGCGAGCGCCGCGAAATCGTCGAGAGCCCGGACGTCCCGACCTACGACCTCCGGCCCGAGATGAGCGCGCCAGTCGTGACCGACACCGCCATCGACGTCATCGAATCGGACGACCCTGACGTCCTGGTCCTCAACTACGCCAATCCCGACATGGTGGGCCACACCGGCGAGTTCGACGCCGCCATCGCAGCCGTCGAGGCCGTCGACGAACAGCTGGGTCGCCTCGTCGACGCCATCCAGGCCGCCGGCGGCCACGTCCTGATCACCGCCGACCACGGCAACGCCGACGACATGGGCACCGTCGACGACCCCTACACCGCCCACACGCTCAACCCGGTCCCGCTGATCTACCTGGCGCCCGACGGGACGAACGGCGGGCGGACCGCGCGCGACGGCGGCGCCCTGGCCGACCTCGCGCCGACGATTCTGGCGCTGATGGACGTCGACCAGCCCGAGGCGATGACCGGTTCGTCGCTGCTGGAGTGACGACCTGGGTCGTGGTGTCTGGGTTTGTTGAGCACAGTTCGATGGCTGGTCAGTTGAGTGTGTATAGTGAGCGATCGATGGGGTTCGGGCTTCTAGCTCTATTCCTAGACACAAACACGTCGAAAGCCCTCGGCGCGCTGAACTCGCGCGGACCCACTGCGCTCCTCGCTACGCTCCGGTGCTTGTGGGCCCGTGCTTCGTTCACCACGCCTCGCCCTTTCAGTCCTCCAGGCCCACCGTTGCTCGCGCTGGCTTCGCCACGCGCTCGCGATTGACTCCACCACTCCTCCCCGGATTCGGCGCGTCCGCGCCGAATCACGCGTCCTAGCCGCTCGGCAACCGCCCGGCCGGGAGCGCGTTTTATCGCGCGACCAGGGGAAGGGCAAGGCTGCGGTGCTGTTTCCTGGAGGACTGAAAGGGCGAGGCGGGCTCCGGGAACCCGGGCGCAGTAAGCACCGCAGCGCAGCGAGGAGCGCAGCAAGCCCCGGGACCGGAGCGGGCCGAGGGCTTTCTGGTTGTTAGCAGTCTCCTTTCTTCCAGCACTATTCCACCAAAATACCCGAGCAATTCACACGTCTATCGACCGTCTAGCCGACCATAATCCAGGCGAAAAGGCGACTCGGGACGTCCAACGATGAGACTAATCGACGTCGACGAAACGAGATCAATCTAACGCGCTCGACACGCTGGCCGAGACCTTGACCGAGTCGCACTTCTCCAGGAGGTGCTCGTGTTCGGCGGCGATGGCGTCGGCGTCGCCCGGCGGGTATCGCTCGGCGAGTTCGAGGGCGCGTTCGAAGCAGTCGCAGGCGTCCTCAAAGTGGTCGAGTGCGTCCGCGGCGTCACCGGCCTCGGCGGACCAGTTGCCGACTGACCGGCAGTCCCGGGCGCGTCCGAGGTGGGCCTCGACGAGGTCTGCGATGGCGGATTCGGCCTCGTCCCGGGTCGCCACGGTGGCGATGTCCGGGTCGTCGACGACCGTGGTCGCACGGCGGAACGCGTCGACCGTCGCCTCCAGCGCGTCGATGCGGGCCTGGCAGTCGCCGTCTTCGACGGCCGCTTCGGCCGTGTCGCGGTGCTCCCTCGCCCGGGCGAGGAGTTGCTCGGGGATGGCCGCTCGCAGGTGCTCGACGGCGTCGTCGAGGGCGTCGGACTCCCTGACGGTGAACTCCCACGTCGCGCCGACCTCCGTCTCGACGACGAGCGTGCGCGTCAGCATCTCGGTGCGTGTGTCGACATTCGCGAACTCGACGTATGGAATCGACGTCACCTCGTCGCCACCTGACGTGCCCACGACGAACGCCGCTCGCCGGTCGGTCAGGACCGCGACAGCCCCGTAGTCGGCGTCGGGTTCGATCCGATCGGTTCCGTCGTCGTCGACGCGCTCGACACCGACCCGGGTGTTCGTCAGCGTCGCGCGGACGCGCTCGTCCTCGCCGAGGTACTCGCGCACCGGGTGCTCGGTGAGGGGGTCGCTGCCCGCGATTTCTGGGTCGGAATCTGCCGTCGGCATGTCACACTGGTGGGTATCGCGGCCGGACGAATACTCACTCGCACCCACCGTCATGTCGAGAATAAAACTACCGGTCCGGGTCAGGTCATGCCGGTACTCCTCGGAATTCTGACTAAAAGATCGACAGGGTCGACGGCCGATTCCGAGAGACTGGAGCTACCGATCGATTCGCCGGAGGTACGACGGAGGCACCCGGTCAGTCGTGTACGTCGACAGGCCGCGGGCGACGATGTCGAGGCCGTCGCTTCGCATGCCGGCCGCGTCGATTTCGAGGAGGACGGGGTCGTCGGCGTGGCGCGTGCCCACCTCGCGCGCGTCGTCGACGCTCCCCGAGAGGTGGACCTGCTGGCGCCCCATCGGTTTGAGCCCGTCCGAGAGAATGTCGTCGAGGTTGCGGGGCGCCGTCCCGTGGTAGAGCGTGTCCGGAACGGGACCGTCGGCCCCTCCCAGGTCGACGTCGACGGAGTGGCCGTAGGCGGCACGAACGACGGTCTCGCCCCTCCGTTCGTCGCGCTCGAAGCGCCCCTTCGGATCGGTGGCTATCACGGCGTCGAGATGCCCGGCGCTCGCCCAGTCGTACTTCGACTCGACGGCGGTGATCAGTTCCTCGCGGGTGGTCCAGCCCGCGTCGTCCAGTTCGACGCCGGCGTCGTCCGGGAAGTGCCTGAGCGCGCCGGAGACGAACTTGGAGAGTCGACGGCGCGGGTTGCCCTGGAGAACGAGTTCCCCGGACCGCTCGCAGGTGGGGCACGACCTGTCTTCGTGGTAGCCGTGGTCGTCGCAGCGAAAGACGGGGTCAGTCATCACTCAGCCAGAGGGGAGCGCGAAACGAAACGTTGAGGGAAGTTTGTTCTGACTCTCGGCCAAGAAGTCGAATGGTTGATGTGATAGGCCACGGGTGGTCACCGGCACCCCGAACCCGTGCCGTCGGCTCGATCGTTCTCGGCACGCTACTGCTGCTCTCTCCCGCCTACCTCGGTCTCCTCGGCATCGGCCACACGGGCTACCACTACGAGACGGCGACAGTAACCGCGGTTGATGGCGACCTCCGATTCGAAGGGAGAGGCGTCTCCTGGGCGCGAATAGAGGGGATCGATTGTGCGACGACCGTCGAGACGGGTCGACTGTGCGCACTCGAACGCCGCCTGATAGACGAGTCAGTCACGGTGGAGCGGGCGCCGTTCGAAAGGACCGCCGACCCGTACGCCGAGCACGGCGGTCGACTGTACCGACGAACGTCCGACGGGGACCGAAT contains the following coding sequences:
- a CDS encoding RNA 2'-phosphotransferase yields the protein MTDPVFRCDDHGYHEDRSCPTCERSGELVLQGNPRRRLSKFVSGALRHFPDDAGVELDDAGWTTREELITAVESKYDWASAGHLDAVIATDPKGRFERDERRGETVVRAAYGHSVDVDLGGADGPVPDTLYHGTAPRNLDDILSDGLKPMGRQQVHLSGSVDDAREVGTRHADDPVLLEIDAAGMRSDGLDIVARGLSTYTTDRVPPSYLRRIDR
- the gpmI gene encoding 2,3-bisphosphoglycerate-independent phosphoglycerate mutase, whose amino-acid sequence is MHVGLVILDGWGLNPDSTVRDAVAAAETPNFDRYWDAGAHGTLTTHGRAVGLPEGQMGNSEVGHLNIGAGRVVKQDSTRITDDIEDGTFFENEGILSAFEYAEENDGRVHFMGLVSDGGVHSYQKHLHALIELAGDRGTEAVTHAFTDGRDTSPKGGEGYLQTLQDHIDEHGTGHVASVSGRYYAMDRDQNWERTMRAYGAIVDHQADYQASSGVEAVTDSYARGDTDEFVEPTVVEGQPGMQDGDAAIFFNFRSDRARQLTRMLADIESEDWDVPTTPPDIRLVTMTQYDATFDVPVAYPPNQPEDTLGEVLSETGHTQLRLAETEKYAHVTYFLNGGREVEFAGERREIVESPDVPTYDLRPEMSAPVVTDTAIDVIESDDPDVLVLNYANPDMVGHTGEFDAAIAAVEAVDEQLGRLVDAIQAAGGHVLITADHGNADDMGTVDDPYTAHTLNPVPLIYLAPDGTNGGRTARDGGALADLAPTILALMDVDQPEAMTGSSLLE